One Ochotona princeps isolate mOchPri1 chromosome 29, mOchPri1.hap1, whole genome shotgun sequence genomic region harbors:
- the LOC101532959 gene encoding E3 ubiquitin-protein ligase RNF185 isoform X4, with protein sequence MASKGPSASASPENSSAGGPSGSSNGAGESGGQDSTFECNICLDTAKDAVISLCGHLFCWPCLHQWLETRPNRQVCPVCKAGISRDKVIPLYGRGSTGQQDPREKTPPRPQGQRPEPENRGGFQGFGFGDGGFQMSFGIGAFPFGIFATAFNINDGRPPPAVPGTPQYVDEQFLSRLFLFVALVIMFWLLIA encoded by the exons ATGGCGAGCAAGGGACCCTCAGCCTCAGCGTCCCCCGAGAACTCCAGTGCAGGGGGGCCCAGCGGAAGCAGCAACGGTGCTGGTGAAAGTGGAGGGCAGGACAGCACCTTCGAGTGTAACATCTGCCTGGACACAGCCAAGGATGCCGTCATCAGCCTGTGTGGCCACCTGTTCTG TTGGCCATGTTTACATCAG TGGTTGGAGACCAGACCTAACCGACAGGTGTGTCCTGTTTGCAAAGCTGGCATCAGCCGCGACAAAGTCATCCCGCTTTACGGCAGAGGCAGCACTGGACAGCAGGACCCCAG AGAGAAGACTCCTCCTCGTCCTCAGGGGCAGAGACCAGAGCCAGAGAACAGAGGG GGATTTCAAGGATTCGGTTTTGGAGATGGTGGCTTTCAGATGTCTTTCGGAATCGGAGCATTTCCCTTTGGGATATTTGCCACAGCCTTTAACATAAACGATGGGCGGCCCCCTCCAG CTGTCCCCGGGACGCCCCAGTATGTGGATGAGCAGTTCTTGTCACGcctcttcctgtttgtggccctgGTGATCATGTTCTGGCTCCTTATAGCCTAA